In one Sphingobacterium daejeonense genomic region, the following are encoded:
- a CDS encoding relaxase/mobilization nuclease domain-containing protein, which yields MIVKILKKSATFKGVSYNTEKVEKDRGELMLVKNFGMLQGLEQLRPQDYINYLEAVSSRSTRTKYPQFHVVISGKGKSHSKEELTDIAQQWMQGMGYGEQPYLLIFHKDTANNHIHLVSTRVGKDGKKISDSYEKLRAYRVLNRITGEDEKQAVAAHLGKALTYSVSTRTQFMMILEARGYTLALKDNQYAISKYGRELARLDLGKIDANIKSREKDAGRIRQIRAIIEKYRTIHDPSLYRTETGYTSALATFLQEKFGLQVLFHSKGDKPPYGYTLIDHSGKGVYKGGEIMPLAEFIAPIQQSQEQKIQSDETIKPQVSDQKEKLHASIKTEYQEPELPGSDEITEEPSSEDFPEPQWESTTTQPEIYSSEVDFQLPSIDINISDDIDDEAILGRNRRRKRKARTNTR from the coding sequence ATGATCGTGAAGATACTCAAGAAGTCCGCCACCTTTAAAGGTGTTAGCTACAATACCGAAAAAGTGGAGAAAGATCGTGGAGAACTCATGCTGGTGAAGAACTTCGGCATGCTTCAGGGATTGGAACAGCTACGTCCACAGGATTACATCAACTATCTGGAAGCAGTATCCTCCCGGAGCACACGAACGAAATATCCGCAATTCCACGTCGTCATATCAGGCAAGGGAAAATCACACAGCAAGGAAGAACTCACCGATATTGCCCAGCAATGGATGCAGGGTATGGGCTATGGTGAGCAGCCATACCTGCTCATCTTTCACAAGGATACTGCCAACAACCACATCCATTTGGTGTCTACGCGCGTGGGAAAGGACGGTAAAAAGATTTCAGACAGCTACGAGAAACTGCGTGCTTATCGAGTGCTGAACAGGATAACCGGTGAAGACGAAAAACAGGCCGTGGCCGCGCATCTGGGAAAGGCTTTGACCTACAGTGTTTCCACACGGACACAGTTCATGATGATCCTTGAAGCGCGCGGTTATACGCTGGCACTTAAGGACAACCAGTATGCTATTAGCAAATATGGCCGTGAGCTGGCACGACTTGACCTCGGTAAAATCGATGCCAATATCAAGTCGCGTGAAAAGGATGCCGGCAGAATCAGGCAGATCCGTGCCATCATCGAAAAATACAGGACTATCCACGATCCATCACTTTATCGTACGGAAACGGGATACACTTCTGCACTGGCCACTTTCCTTCAGGAAAAGTTCGGATTGCAAGTACTCTTCCACAGCAAAGGTGATAAGCCACCCTACGGTTATACGCTGATCGACCACTCCGGTAAGGGTGTATATAAAGGTGGAGAGATTATGCCTCTGGCAGAATTCATCGCGCCGATACAACAATCTCAGGAGCAAAAGATACAGTCAGATGAAACCATAAAACCGCAGGTTTCTGACCAGAAGGAAAAACTACATGCTTCGATAAAAACTGAATATCAGGAACCTGAGCTACCCGGAAGTGATGAGATTACCGAGGAACCATCTTCGGAGGATTTTCCAGAACCTCAATGGGAAAGCACCACGACACAGCCTGAGATCTATTCTTCTGAAGTGGATTTCCAACTGCCTTCGATAGACATCAACATCTCAGACGATATCGACGACGAAGCCATTCTTGGACGAAACCGCCGACGCAAGCGCAAGGCGCGAACAAATACCCGTTAA
- a CDS encoding plasmid mobilization protein, which translates to MTKTPKKIGRPPMLTGKRIRIIKAKLTDEEFEALLEIQKATGLNRMELIRKRVLHGGSTVTINIKELLGTLDAIGAEMGRAGNNINQLARHANILNKQGNLTPEVIIEFNKLFTAYIRIQQELEKTLRQILRAMKST; encoded by the coding sequence ATGACAAAGACTCCAAAAAAGATCGGCAGACCGCCCATGTTGACCGGAAAGCGAATCCGGATCATCAAGGCCAAACTGACCGATGAAGAATTCGAAGCCCTGCTCGAAATCCAAAAAGCGACAGGACTGAACCGCATGGAATTGATCCGCAAGCGAGTCCTGCATGGTGGCAGTACCGTAACAATTAACATAAAAGAACTGCTCGGCACGCTGGATGCCATCGGCGCAGAGATGGGCAGGGCTGGCAACAACATCAACCAGCTGGCAAGACATGCCAACATACTGAACAAGCAAGGAAACCTAACCCCCGAAGTAATAATCGAATTCAATAAGCTGTTTACCGCTTACATCCGCATCCAACAGGAACTGGAAAAGACCCTGCGCCAGATCCTGCGTGCCATGAAAAGCACCTGA
- a CDS encoding SusC/RagA family TonB-linked outer membrane protein: protein MKRTITFLLILFSVTNTIAQSISNIRGKVVNNENGQPVTGATVKLLNRSQNNTVQTDENGDFEFTNKAFPLAVSVSYVGLIDTTFVLTTAPQNPLTVRLNPASNTLSEVVVSTGIQKIPKERATGSFDHINNELFNRQISTDVLSRLDGIASSVMFDNRQLGDTREISIRGLSTIFSDRQPLIILNNFPYEGDINSINPNDVEDITILKDATAASIWGVRAGNGVIVITTKKAKRNQPPTISFNSNMTFIQKPDMMQLPYISSKDYIEVEKMLFGNNFYDANEQLGYVPLSPAVELMYKNKQGLLSDDALQQSLNELVQYDIRRELNKYVYRKGLNQQYSLNVSGQNENVSYYLSGGYDDNTSTTDGGYQRYNLRSDNTFRLSKKLSLDAALFFTHTSNDSGRPTSFSSIPYARIADENGNALPIERYYRSNYIQETQEQGLLNWEYRPLDEINLVNNRQKTNSLILNTGLNYDIGKGLNAEIKYQYENAQGTGKNIRSMASYYTRNMINSYTQVGTDGELSRAIPLGDILNETVNGFTSQSLRLQLNYSKTWNKHQLTGLAGAEARQATTTLTQSTQYGYNPDILTTVAVNYDTDYTLYSPIGGIAKIPNPYFTSEANDRFISFFTNWAYTFDNRYNLNISARQDGSNLFGVRSNQRFTPLWSVGGSWHLTNERFINIAWLDLLKLRTTFGYSGNLNRNVSALPTMRYYNGGNLINTPYGVLVNPPNENLRWEKNGQFNVGLDFAVLKQRLSGTVEYYHKKNTDLIGYMPIDQTTGAVNPVSSRGFSYLGNSASMTGNGIDIQLHSVNIRKAFEWRTDLLYSTVKTKITEYLAETRDLNNYLNSGLVISPIIGKPAYSIFALRWAGLDPETGDPMGYLHGEVSKDYAAIRNETTPEELIYYGSATPTHFGALRNTFSWKGLSLSFNISYKLGFYFRRNSVFYNAIFNGTGSHSDFNLRWQKPGDEAITQVPSMVYPNDANRDGYFYPRAEVLISKGDNIRLQDINLSYQIKSLENKWKLNRLEVLMYATNLGTIWKADKHNVDPEFGDLSPLRTISFGLRAGF from the coding sequence ATGAAAAGAACAATTACTTTTTTACTCATACTATTTTCAGTGACCAATACCATCGCCCAAAGCATATCCAACATACGGGGCAAGGTAGTCAATAATGAAAATGGTCAGCCCGTAACGGGCGCAACGGTCAAGCTGTTAAACCGTAGTCAGAATAACACGGTACAAACCGATGAAAACGGCGATTTTGAATTTACAAACAAAGCATTTCCTTTAGCGGTTAGCGTTAGTTATGTTGGGCTGATAGACACGACCTTTGTCCTTACCACTGCCCCGCAAAACCCATTGACGGTGCGCCTAAATCCGGCAAGCAATACATTAAGTGAAGTAGTGGTTTCTACGGGTATCCAAAAAATACCCAAAGAAAGAGCCACAGGCTCATTTGACCACATCAACAACGAACTGTTCAATCGTCAAATCTCTACCGATGTATTGAGCCGATTGGATGGCATAGCCAGTTCGGTGATGTTCGATAACAGACAGCTTGGAGATACAAGAGAAATAAGCATCCGGGGTTTAAGCACTATATTTTCTGATAGGCAACCGCTAATTATATTGAACAACTTTCCCTATGAGGGAGATATTAATAGTATCAATCCAAACGATGTGGAAGATATTACCATCCTAAAGGATGCTACGGCAGCTTCTATATGGGGGGTAAGAGCCGGAAACGGTGTAATCGTTATTACCACCAAGAAAGCCAAGCGTAACCAACCGCCTACTATATCTTTTAACAGCAACATGACCTTTATCCAAAAACCGGATATGATGCAGTTGCCTTACATATCATCTAAGGATTACATCGAGGTCGAAAAAATGTTATTCGGCAATAACTTCTATGATGCCAATGAACAATTAGGCTATGTCCCTTTATCCCCCGCTGTGGAATTGATGTACAAAAATAAGCAAGGGTTACTAAGCGATGACGCATTGCAACAAAGTCTTAACGAATTGGTACAGTACGATATTCGCCGGGAGTTGAACAAATACGTTTACAGGAAAGGGCTAAACCAACAATATTCCCTGAACGTAAGCGGGCAGAACGAAAATGTAAGCTATTATCTTTCCGGTGGCTATGATGACAATACCAGCACCACAGATGGGGGCTATCAAAGGTATAATTTGCGTTCTGATAATACATTCAGACTTTCCAAAAAATTGAGTTTGGATGCAGCATTGTTTTTTACGCATACCTCAAACGATTCAGGAAGACCTACCAGTTTTTCTTCGATACCCTATGCCCGAATTGCGGATGAAAATGGAAACGCCTTGCCAATTGAACGATACTATCGGTCAAACTATATTCAAGAAACACAGGAACAAGGCTTGTTAAATTGGGAGTACCGCCCGTTGGATGAAATAAACCTTGTCAATAATAGGCAGAAGACAAACAGCCTTATACTGAATACAGGATTGAACTATGACATTGGAAAAGGGCTAAATGCAGAAATCAAATACCAATATGAAAATGCGCAAGGAACAGGTAAAAATATACGGAGCATGGCATCGTATTATACCCGTAATATGATTAATAGCTATACGCAGGTCGGTACAGATGGTGAGTTGTCTCGTGCTATACCATTGGGCGACATCCTTAATGAAACAGTAAACGGCTTCACGTCGCAATCGCTCCGTTTGCAACTGAATTATTCCAAAACTTGGAATAAGCACCAGCTAACAGGTCTTGCTGGAGCAGAGGCTCGTCAGGCAACCACCACCCTAACACAGTCTACACAATATGGTTATAATCCTGATATTTTGACGACTGTCGCAGTTAATTACGATACTGATTATACCTTGTACAGTCCCATAGGGGGAATTGCAAAAATTCCAAATCCATATTTTACATCCGAAGCCAACGATAGGTTTATATCCTTTTTTACCAATTGGGCTTATACGTTTGACAACCGCTATAATCTTAACATTAGTGCAAGACAAGATGGCTCAAATCTGTTTGGTGTAAGGAGCAATCAACGGTTTACCCCACTTTGGTCTGTGGGCGGTAGCTGGCATCTGACGAATGAACGGTTTATCAATATCGCATGGCTTGACCTGTTGAAGCTAAGGACGACTTTCGGTTATAGCGGTAACCTCAATCGCAATGTTTCGGCTCTGCCCACAATGCGTTATTACAATGGTGGAAATTTAATAAATACGCCTTATGGTGTATTAGTCAATCCACCGAACGAAAATCTTCGTTGGGAAAAGAACGGGCAGTTCAATGTGGGGCTTGATTTTGCTGTTTTAAAACAGCGGCTAAGCGGTACGGTCGAATACTATCATAAGAAAAATACCGACCTCATCGGCTATATGCCTATCGACCAAACAACGGGAGCGGTAAACCCCGTTTCAAGCAGAGGCTTTAGCTATCTTGGAAATTCAGCTTCTATGACCGGAAACGGAATAGATATACAATTACACAGTGTCAATATCCGTAAAGCCTTTGAATGGCGGACGGATTTGCTGTACAGTACCGTAAAGACTAAAATAACGGAATATCTTGCCGAGACAAGAGACCTCAACAATTATCTTAATAGTGGATTGGTTATTTCACCCATCATTGGAAAACCCGCCTATTCCATTTTTGCCTTACGGTGGGCTGGTCTTGACCCCGAAACAGGCGACCCTATGGGCTACCTGCATGGCGAAGTAAGCAAAGATTACGCAGCAATCCGTAACGAAACCACACCCGAAGAACTCATTTACTACGGTTCCGCCACGCCTACACATTTTGGTGCTTTACGAAATACATTTTCATGGAAAGGGTTAAGTCTATCATTCAATATAAGCTATAAATTAGGGTTCTATTTCAGGAGAAACAGTGTATTCTATAATGCAATATTTAATGGTACAGGTTCGCATTCGGATTTCAATTTGAGATGGCAAAAGCCCGGTGATGAAGCCATTACCCAAGTACCGTCAATGGTCTATCCGAATGATGCCAATCGGGATGGTTATTTTTACCCACGTGCCGAAGTATTGATTTCAAAGGGAGACAATATACGCTTACAGGACATCAACCTTAGCTATCAAATTAAATCACTGGAAAACAAGTGGAAATTGAACCGATTGGAGGTGTTGATGTATGCCACCAATTTAGGCACGATATGGAAAGCAGATAAACATAACGTTGATCCCGAATTTGGAGATTTATCACCGTTAAGGACTATTTCATTTGGTTTAAGAGCAGGCTTTTAA
- a CDS encoding TlpA family protein disulfide reductase has translation MLFGTGAARSQSPVRGTANNSITPLNIGDPIPDALWNTPLQVVNHPEGKETITLSEYKDKLIILDFWATWCGTCVASLPRLHELEKEFKDDVIILPVTDQKANDITAFLKKNTVLSPLNIFSVTNDNTYKFHFPYTMLPHEVWISKSGEIQAITHSSDVTKENITLALKGEANSIAQKKDNLTYDDTLPLLLNNNGADADFFVNRSIITPLIKGIPTLNSQSKVNDKDSTFRVLSTNASVRRMYTLAFKELRTMPLNRTKLELQEPFSVSQKRFLKDLYCYEWIAQISALKYFPQKIKADLNYHFGINGRMEKRNTKCYAIQIIGKTTIIPNKPEDGLQYLSAWVNNTNKDIQHIPLINDFTDQKIAIPKIPPKIEDIEAINRQLKPFGITIVEEERVLDFFVISEL, from the coding sequence ATGTTGTTTGGTACCGGGGCAGCCCGGTCGCAGTCTCCCGTTCGGGGGACTGCAAACAACAGTATTACGCCCCTCAATATCGGCGACCCGATACCCGACGCCCTTTGGAATACCCCATTGCAGGTCGTAAACCACCCCGAGGGAAAAGAAACCATCACGCTCAGCGAATACAAGGACAAGTTAATCATCCTGGACTTTTGGGCAACGTGGTGCGGTACTTGTGTAGCTTCTCTACCAAGACTTCACGAATTGGAAAAGGAGTTTAAGGACGATGTTATTATTTTGCCCGTAACAGACCAAAAAGCCAATGATATAACGGCATTCCTAAAAAAGAACACGGTACTTTCTCCACTAAATATATTTTCAGTTACTAATGACAATACTTACAAATTCCATTTTCCTTATACCATGTTGCCCCATGAAGTATGGATAAGTAAATCCGGCGAAATACAAGCCATTACACATTCATCCGATGTAACAAAGGAAAACATTACATTGGCATTGAAAGGTGAGGCAAACAGCATTGCACAAAAAAAAGACAACCTAACATACGATGACACACTTCCATTACTACTTAACAATAATGGTGCTGATGCTGATTTCTTCGTCAACAGGAGTATTATTACACCGCTTATAAAAGGCATACCTACGCTCAATTCTCAATCAAAAGTGAACGATAAAGATAGCACCTTTAGAGTATTATCTACCAATGCTTCCGTTCGCCGTATGTACACCCTTGCCTTTAAAGAGTTGCGAACAATGCCGCTTAACCGGACAAAGCTGGAATTACAAGAACCGTTTTCGGTTTCACAGAAAAGGTTTTTAAAAGATTTGTATTGCTACGAATGGATCGCACAAATATCGGCATTGAAGTACTTTCCACAAAAGATAAAAGCTGACCTCAATTATCACTTTGGCATAAATGGGCGAATGGAAAAACGTAATACAAAATGCTATGCCATTCAGATTATAGGGAAAACGACCATAATCCCTAATAAACCCGAAGATGGCTTACAATACCTTTCAGCTTGGGTAAACAATACAAATAAAGATATTCAGCATATCCCATTGATAAATGATTTTACCGACCAAAAAATAGCCATTCCAAAAATCCCACCTAAAATTGAGGACATTGAAGCTATTAACAGGCAACTTAAACCATTCGGCATAACCATCGTGGAAGAAGAAAGAGTGCTGGATTTTTTTGTTATTTCTGAACTATAA
- a CDS encoding RagB/SusD family nutrient uptake outer membrane protein, with amino-acid sequence MTRYIIILLIATITFSGCEKYLDVKPDKSLVVPTTVADLRALLYNTSRMNSWYPTIQDGATDNQFVQTENLNNITSLTAKNIYIWKDDVFNDDETNEWSMLYAAIYSCNLILEQLEKIDPVPAEKNQIEGEALFFRSFAFYNVAQLWAKPYDKNTSRTDLGIPLRLKADIGEKSVRSSVEETYSKIINDLNRAATLLSVNSPYKTTPTKQAVYGLLARIYLSMEDYEKALSYADTCLSYSDALLDYNTLTMGSATSFPIPRYNVEVIFHANDFGRQVMNVTRGRIDNELYNTYEANDIRKTAFFRSRAGYYSFRGNYDGNSGSWFAGISTNEIYLIKAECEARAGNITTALQTINELLKNRYNSTFIPFSSDNSETVLRFILDERRKELIWRGLRWSDLRRLNKDSRFAKTITRDIDGTIYTLEPNSLKYVLPIPNSVILNNGMQQNER; translated from the coding sequence ATGACACGCTATATAATAATATTACTGATTGCAACAATCACATTTTCAGGATGCGAAAAATATTTGGACGTTAAACCGGATAAATCACTCGTTGTACCGACCACGGTTGCAGACCTAAGAGCGTTATTGTACAACACATCGAGGATGAATAGCTGGTATCCAACAATTCAGGATGGTGCTACGGATAATCAATTTGTACAAACAGAAAATCTGAACAATATAACCTCATTAACTGCAAAAAACATCTATATATGGAAAGATGACGTATTTAATGATGATGAAACCAACGAATGGTCGATGCTGTATGCAGCAATATACTCGTGCAATCTGATTTTGGAGCAGTTGGAAAAAATCGACCCTGTTCCGGCAGAAAAAAACCAAATAGAGGGAGAAGCATTGTTTTTCCGTTCTTTTGCATTTTATAATGTTGCGCAATTATGGGCAAAACCTTATGATAAAAATACCTCGCGAACAGACTTAGGTATACCCCTGCGGTTAAAAGCTGATATTGGTGAGAAATCTGTACGTTCATCGGTTGAAGAAACCTATTCAAAAATTATCAATGACCTGAACAGGGCTGCTACACTTCTATCCGTCAATAGCCCTTATAAAACGACACCAACCAAGCAAGCCGTTTATGGACTATTAGCCCGTATCTATTTATCAATGGAAGATTATGAGAAAGCATTGTCTTACGCAGACACTTGTTTAAGCTATTCAGATGCCTTACTTGATTATAACACATTAACGATGGGTTCGGCAACTTCATTTCCAATACCCCGATATAATGTAGAGGTGATTTTTCATGCTAACGATTTTGGACGACAAGTTATGAACGTGACCCGTGGTAGAATTGACAACGAACTATATAATACCTATGAAGCAAATGATATTAGAAAAACAGCATTCTTTAGGAGCAGAGCAGGCTACTATTCTTTTAGGGGAAATTACGATGGTAATTCTGGAAGTTGGTTTGCAGGAATTTCAACCAACGAAATCTATCTGATAAAAGCTGAATGTGAAGCAAGAGCAGGAAATATTACCACCGCCTTACAGACTATAAACGAACTATTAAAAAATCGCTATAATAGCACGTTTATTCCTTTCAGTTCGGATAATAGTGAAACTGTATTGAGGTTTATTTTAGATGAGCGAAGAAAGGAATTAATATGGCGGGGTTTGCGATGGTCTGATTTGAGAAGATTGAACAAAGACAGCCGTTTTGCAAAAACGATAACGAGAGATATTGATGGAACGATATATACATTAGAGCCTAACAGCCTTAAATATGTTCTACCGATACCCAATAGTGTGATACTTAATAACGGTATGCAGCAAAACGAGCGTTAA
- a CDS encoding ParA family protein, with protein MVILIGNQKGGAGKSTLTLLLANYLTAKHGRKVTVLDMDYQQSVSAKYEKARVLENEDPYEVIPADLAHFPMLLKVLTKNPDEIVLIDLPGKMDDDGLIPVILSGDLILCPFNYDEFSVDSTLLFAMVAGKINNRAPIVFIPNRIKTTVRYNTRIEVDKVMTNFGTVTPGIADRIDFQRVDTIHTPAIVLPVVLPVLDIIYTTHLAKEHKK; from the coding sequence ATGGTCATATTGATAGGAAACCAGAAAGGAGGCGCAGGAAAGAGCACGCTCACGCTGTTGCTTGCCAACTACCTCACTGCCAAACACGGCCGGAAAGTGACCGTGCTGGATATGGACTACCAGCAGTCCGTATCAGCCAAATATGAAAAAGCCAGGGTATTGGAAAATGAGGATCCCTATGAGGTCATTCCGGCAGACCTTGCCCATTTTCCGATGCTCTTAAAAGTACTCACCAAAAATCCCGATGAAATTGTGCTGATCGACCTACCCGGAAAGATGGACGACGACGGCCTGATCCCTGTCATCCTATCGGGAGACCTCATCCTCTGCCCGTTCAACTACGACGAATTCTCGGTGGATTCTACGCTGCTGTTTGCAATGGTTGCCGGGAAAATCAACAACCGAGCACCCATCGTATTCATACCTAACCGGATCAAGACCACCGTGCGCTATAATACGCGTATAGAAGTAGATAAGGTGATGACAAACTTCGGAACGGTAACCCCCGGGATTGCTGATCGGATAGACTTCCAACGTGTGGACACGATCCACACACCAGCCATCGTCCTGCCCGTGGTACTGCCTGTACTGGACATCATCTACACGACCCATCTGGCAAAGGAGCATAAGAAATGA
- a CDS encoding toprim domain-containing protein, with protein sequence MSKLINIDGIREASIVDFLARLGHHPAHRSGGELFYRSMLREENTPSLAVNDGIGIWFDHGGANQSGIKGGNIIDLAMSYWYPATFYEVIQKISDVMAISLSEQADTSEKVKRQRTAPPEEPRYTINVVKEIGNHPAIVQYLQSRGILEQARGRMKEVYYSFNSGPNEGKKFFSAGWQNEHGSWELRNKIGQTDFKACLGRKSISFIAGNPDKLSVFEGYMDYLSWLRDNPHSTDSIIVLNSVNLLEIAVDRAAGYQEIDLYFDRDKAGSTALANFQQKLPHATDRSEVYKGYNDYNEMLMARLRCRLPWQDDYPRTRSDHLTSGNRPKLSNPFLTNIFKTHHHGNYYYLGCSPIFNSPLLRHKVPLPNII encoded by the coding sequence ATGTCAAAACTCATAAACATCGATGGAATCCGCGAGGCATCCATCGTGGATTTTCTTGCACGGCTTGGCCATCACCCTGCCCACCGCTCCGGTGGAGAGCTGTTTTACAGGAGCATGCTCCGAGAAGAAAATACACCTTCACTGGCCGTCAATGATGGCATAGGGATATGGTTTGACCACGGAGGAGCAAATCAGTCCGGGATCAAAGGAGGTAACATCATCGATCTGGCAATGTCCTATTGGTATCCTGCCACTTTCTATGAGGTCATCCAAAAGATAAGTGACGTCATGGCCATATCCTTATCAGAACAGGCAGACACCAGTGAAAAGGTGAAACGTCAACGGACAGCACCACCGGAGGAGCCCCGTTACACCATAAACGTGGTGAAGGAAATCGGCAATCATCCTGCCATTGTGCAATACCTGCAAAGCCGGGGCATTTTGGAGCAAGCCCGTGGCAGGATGAAGGAAGTGTATTATAGCTTTAACAGTGGCCCGAACGAGGGGAAGAAATTCTTCTCCGCAGGCTGGCAGAACGAACACGGATCATGGGAACTGCGCAACAAAATCGGGCAGACGGATTTTAAGGCCTGTCTCGGGCGTAAGTCGATCAGCTTTATTGCAGGAAATCCGGATAAGTTATCAGTTTTCGAAGGATACATGGATTACCTTAGCTGGCTTCGCGATAATCCACACTCTACCGACAGCATCATCGTTCTTAATTCAGTTAACCTGCTGGAGATAGCAGTAGACCGTGCAGCAGGTTATCAAGAGATTGATCTGTATTTTGATCGCGATAAAGCTGGCTCTACCGCACTTGCTAATTTCCAGCAGAAATTACCCCATGCCACTGACCGATCAGAAGTTTACAAAGGCTATAATGACTACAACGAAATGTTGATGGCACGTCTGCGGTGCCGCCTCCCTTGGCAAGACGATTACCCTCGGACGAGATCAGACCATCTTACCAGCGGTAATCGCCCTAAATTATCTAATCCATTCTTAACAAATATCTTTAAAACACACCATCATGGAAATTATTATTACTTGGGATGTAGCCCTATTTTTAATAGTCCTCTACTTCGCCACAAAGTACCTCTACCAAACATTATTTAA
- a CDS encoding Fic family protein codes for MYNLQSALIYSAATIYTRNAIDARTALSLIRDASELLPVLLENGHTTLAGRLAGAFRNINRERVADQIVDTFKQADYDIREEDPFESKIDLKLPARERSPYATRIRLMWEQMREVIILNFPASPGLPESKEAFLKEIDDIYVTDAYHSLSIERYRVTPEMIEKVSSGKWDTKESEEDRKQRDAMAARGYYQAFQSVKESIAAILDGANAGRQVDIDHSKWYRQLFDPSVTAGLLKAADLAGYRNNQVYISNSKHVPLNVDAMRDVMPVLFELLEEETEASVKAVLGHFIFVFIHPYMDGNGRMARFLMNAMLASGGYKWTVIPVKRRDDYMKALEQASVEQNIEPFAKFIGYLVEESLKGKTIAELPKK; via the coding sequence ATGTACAATCTACAGTCTGCTCTCATTTATAGCGCTGCGACCATCTATACGAGAAATGCAATAGATGCCCGCACTGCGTTGTCATTAATAAGGGATGCCTCCGAACTTCTACCCGTACTACTCGAAAATGGTCATACTACGCTGGCAGGACGACTGGCCGGAGCCTTCAGGAACATCAACAGAGAACGAGTTGCCGATCAGATCGTAGACACCTTTAAGCAAGCGGATTATGATATCCGCGAAGAAGATCCATTCGAAAGTAAAATCGATCTGAAATTACCTGCCCGCGAGCGATCCCCATACGCCACCCGTATCCGTCTGATGTGGGAGCAGATGCGAGAAGTGATCATACTGAACTTCCCTGCTTCGCCAGGGCTACCAGAAAGTAAGGAAGCTTTTCTAAAGGAGATTGACGATATCTACGTCACTGACGCCTACCATTCCCTATCCATAGAGCGCTACCGTGTAACGCCCGAGATGATTGAGAAAGTAAGTTCGGGAAAATGGGATACCAAAGAGAGTGAGGAGGATCGCAAACAGCGCGACGCAATGGCAGCGAGGGGCTACTATCAGGCATTCCAGTCTGTAAAGGAAAGTATTGCGGCGATATTGGACGGCGCAAATGCTGGAAGGCAGGTAGATATCGATCACTCCAAATGGTATCGACAACTTTTCGATCCGAGCGTGACAGCTGGTTTGTTGAAAGCTGCTGATCTGGCTGGATACCGTAACAATCAGGTTTATATCAGCAACTCCAAACACGTTCCCCTGAATGTAGACGCCATGCGAGATGTGATGCCGGTGTTGTTTGAATTGTTGGAAGAAGAAACGGAGGCATCTGTTAAGGCTGTTTTGGGGCATTTCATATTTGTATTCATTCACCCTTATATGGATGGCAACGGAAGAATGGCGCGTTTTCTAATGAACGCTATGCTTGCATCGGGTGGATATAAATGGACAGTGATCCCCGTGAAAAGACGGGATGATTATATGAAAGCACTCGAACAGGCCAGCGTCGAACAAAACATTGAACCCTTTGCAAAATTTATCGGATATCTGGTAGAAGAAAGCCTAAAGGGCAAAACGATTGCCGAACTACCAAAGAAATAA
- a CDS encoding helix-turn-helix domain-containing protein, which yields MEFYLVVSKNSFLVLYSMATSNDYNEIDLEIEKKKIGIRFRQIRKDLGYTSHEAFAYDHDLDRSQYGKIETGKFNLTLRVLVRALNAIKYSFSEFFNEEYDSIEVDN from the coding sequence GTGGAATTTTATTTAGTGGTATCTAAAAATTCTTTTTTGGTACTTTATTCCATGGCGACAAGTAATGACTATAATGAAATAGATTTGGAAATCGAAAAAAAGAAAATTGGGATAAGATTTCGACAAATCAGAAAAGACCTTGGGTATACAAGTCATGAAGCTTTTGCCTATGACCATGACTTAGACAGGTCTCAATATGGAAAAATTGAAACAGGAAAATTTAATTTAACATTACGAGTATTGGTAAGAGCTTTAAATGCTATTAAGTACTCTTTTTCTGAATTTTTCAACGAGGAATATGATAGTATTGAAGTTGACAATTAG